From the unidentified bacterial endosymbiont genome, one window contains:
- the osmX gene encoding osmoprotectant ABC transporter substrate-binding protein OsmX: protein MRLFSSLTALCAAALFTVQALAEPLILATKSFTEQHILSALTVQYLQKKGFQVQPQTNIATVISRNAMINKQIDMTWEYTGTSLIIFNHINKRMSPQASYETVKRLDAKHGLVWLKPADMNNTYAFAMQRKRAEAEHIYTMSELVAKIEQIRKTDPENNWLLGLDLEFAGRSDGMKPLQAAYNMPLDRPQIRQMDPGLVYNAVRDGFVDAGLIYTTDGRVKGFDLKILEDDKGFFPSYAVTPVVRKDTLAANPGLEDALNTLSGQLNNEVITELNKKVDIDHQSPQQVARDFLRSKKLL from the coding sequence ATGAGACTGTTCTCCAGCCTGACGGCACTCTGTGCCGCGGCGCTTTTCACCGTCCAGGCGCTCGCAGAGCCACTGATCCTGGCGACCAAGAGCTTTACCGAGCAGCACATCCTTTCGGCTTTGACCGTGCAGTACCTGCAAAAGAAAGGTTTCCAGGTACAGCCGCAGACCAACATCGCGACGGTGATTTCGCGTAACGCTATGATCAACAAACAAATTGATATGACATGGGAGTACACCGGTACGTCATTGATCATTTTTAACCACATCAACAAACGCATGTCGCCGCAGGCGTCTTACGAGACGGTAAAGCGCCTGGACGCGAAGCATGGTCTGGTATGGCTCAAGCCGGCAGACATGAACAACACCTACGCCTTCGCTATGCAGCGCAAACGCGCCGAGGCGGAACACATCTACACCATGTCGGAGTTGGTAGCAAAAATTGAACAGATCCGCAAAACCGATCCGGAAAATAACTGGCTGCTGGGCCTGGATCTGGAATTTGCCGGTCGTAGTGATGGGATGAAACCCCTGCAGGCCGCCTACAACATGCCGCTTGACCGCCCGCAAATCCGGCAGATGGATCCGGGGCTGGTGTATAACGCGGTGCGCGACGGCTTTGTCGATGCCGGACTTATTTACACCACGGATGGCCGGGTGAAAGGTTTCGACCTTAAGATACTGGAAGATGACAAAGGTTTCTTCCCGAGCTACGCGGTCACGCCGGTGGTGCGAAAAGACACGCTGGCGGCGAATCCGGGGCTGGAGGACGCGTTGAATACCCTCTCCGGTCAGCTTAATAACGAGGTCATCACCGAACTGAATAAAAAGGTGGATATCGACCATCAGTCACCGCAGCAGGTCGCCCGTGATTTCCTGCGTAGCAAAAAGTTGCTATAG
- the osmY gene encoding osmoprotectant ABC transporter permease OsmY, which produces MHPLLKRSLLFVGAIFVVLALLTWGIGLETIKARQLDLIYLGKQHMMLVFSSMFFALLVGIPGGILLSRPAARGIAEYVMQIFNVGNTLPPLAVLALAMVVIGIGDTPAIIALFLASLLPIVRNTYAGLCSVPPSLLEAANGIGMTKWQRLRQVEMPTAWPVMLSGIRIATAINVGTAPLAFLIGASSYGELIFPGIYLNDFPTLILGAAATALFALILDTLLAALGRVMSPHLAQ; this is translated from the coding sequence ATGCACCCCTTACTCAAACGTTCGCTGCTCTTCGTCGGCGCAATTTTTGTGGTCCTCGCCCTCCTCACGTGGGGAATTGGGCTGGAGACCATCAAAGCGCGTCAGCTCGACCTTATCTATCTCGGGAAACAGCATATGATGCTGGTTTTCTCATCAATGTTTTTTGCCCTGCTGGTGGGGATTCCAGGCGGTATTTTACTCAGCCGCCCGGCCGCGCGGGGTATCGCCGAGTATGTTATGCAAATTTTTAACGTCGGCAATACCCTGCCGCCGCTGGCCGTTCTGGCACTGGCGATGGTGGTGATTGGCATAGGTGATACACCCGCCATTATTGCCCTTTTTCTGGCTTCGCTGCTGCCGATTGTGCGCAACACCTATGCCGGATTGTGCTCCGTTCCTCCTTCGTTGCTGGAGGCGGCGAACGGGATTGGTATGACCAAATGGCAGCGCCTGCGCCAGGTGGAAATGCCCACTGCCTGGCCGGTGATGCTTTCCGGGATCCGCATTGCTACCGCCATTAACGTCGGCACCGCACCGCTGGCCTTCTTGATCGGCGCCAGCAGTTACGGCGAATTAATTTTCCCCGGCATCTACCTCAACGATTTTCCGACGCTTATCCTGGGCGCAGCGGCGACGGCCCTGTTTGCCCTGATCCTCGATACCCTGCTGGCTGCGCTGGGCCGCGTGATGAGTCCGCATCTCGCTCAATAA
- a CDS encoding YoaK family protein, whose product MLIKLKKERTHKEDRRLALWLATSAGLLNAIALGAFGFFPSHMTGNTSQLTSEVSSTDLTDILFFATLILAFLTGAIVARMMILWGIIHNVRLIFCQVLFVEGLLLTGVSVYEMFFHALTTNREIIVFLCGLMGIHNSTSTQLSGGRVRSTHITGTLTDAGIALASVMVAMLRRDFSKDTAAQRSQLKTHLTTLFSFITGGIAGLILFRWFGFNAMLALGIMLVFIASFSVVRVSLRVRKVRAPLGR is encoded by the coding sequence TTGCTGATTAAACTCAAGAAAGAACGAACGCACAAGGAGGATCGCCGGCTTGCTCTCTGGCTGGCGACCTCTGCAGGATTACTGAATGCCATTGCGCTGGGCGCATTTGGCTTCTTCCCTTCCCATATGACGGGCAACACCTCACAGCTAACCAGCGAAGTGTCCTCCACCGATTTGACGGATATACTCTTCTTTGCCACCCTCATCCTGGCGTTTTTGACGGGGGCAATCGTTGCGCGGATGATGATTCTTTGGGGCATCATTCATAACGTCCGGCTTATTTTTTGTCAGGTTCTGTTCGTTGAAGGATTATTACTGACAGGCGTTTCCGTTTACGAAATGTTCTTTCATGCGCTCACGACCAACCGTGAAATCATTGTTTTTCTCTGCGGACTGATGGGGATCCATAATTCAACCTCAACCCAGCTTTCCGGCGGTAGGGTGAGATCCACTCACATTACCGGAACACTAACCGACGCGGGTATCGCGTTGGCGTCCGTTATGGTTGCCATGTTACGCCGGGACTTTTCCAAAGATACGGCAGCGCAACGCAGTCAGCTCAAAACACATTTAACCACCCTGTTCTCGTTTATTACCGGCGGTATTGCCGGGCTAATACTGTTCAGGTGGTTTGGCTTTAACGCGATGCTGGCGCTGGGAATCATGCTGGTGTTTATTGCCAGCTTCTCCGTTGTTCGCGTTTCGCTACGGGTTCGAAAAGTCCGCGCCCCCCTCGGCAGATAA
- a CDS encoding DUF4354 family protein, which translates to MRKIAFVLLPTLTLLSFVATAANDIEQKLVIQAIPSSEGTVVVKGKPMYEKTFNLTVINKDKSPVELIGHNGCYKAFDTQGKGFELRMTDSELLGKLLSNEAKSGEASFVSDTDAVYNATFVKWTTDCKDQER; encoded by the coding sequence ATGAGAAAGATAGCTTTCGTCCTTTTGCCAACACTTACGCTGTTATCATTCGTCGCTACCGCAGCCAATGACATTGAGCAGAAGCTCGTTATACAGGCTATTCCCTCCTCTGAAGGGACTGTTGTCGTTAAAGGCAAACCCATGTATGAAAAAACATTTAATTTGACGGTGATAAATAAAGACAAATCACCCGTTGAGTTAATCGGGCATAACGGGTGTTACAAAGCCTTCGATACCCAAGGAAAAGGTTTCGAGTTGCGAATGACAGATTCCGAGCTGCTTGGGAAATTGTTGTCGAATGAGGCCAAATCAGGTGAGGCATCCTTTGTCAGTGACACTGATGCAGTATATAACGCAACATTTGTGAAATGGACTACCGATTGTAAGGACCAGGAGCGTTAA
- a CDS encoding ATP-grasp fold amidoligase family protein, producing the protein MAIRTGFFCLFWCGKSWVRENRVKGIFMRDCNKKTNWLMKSVELKFKIFRCFFSNDIKYKSRKHTKDFGHAPNLVNPKTFNEKIIFRMLYEDNASYTLLADKVNAKFYVSSIIGSQYVVPVIGVYEKFDDIDFEKLPVSFVLKCSHDSESCIICHDKRFFDKEEARKKMHFCLSRNMYHTTREKHYRYIEPVIVCEEYLDVYKHKKRDLTPELYRVHCFDSIPKFIEADFTDSSGKEFVNVYNDNWELQDVTVGFPNKTENIACPQELKELLRLSTILAGKFDYVRLDWFVVDGSLFFSEFTFTPCSGRMKFHPVDFDAVFGSYWNQGVYARNNIRFASNEMAGRDSWLDNHQSEK; encoded by the coding sequence TTGGCAATACGCACAGGATTTTTCTGTCTTTTCTGGTGTGGGAAATCCTGGGTGCGAGAAAATAGGGTAAAGGGAATTTTTATGCGAGATTGTAATAAAAAAACTAATTGGCTCATGAAGTCCGTAGAACTAAAGTTTAAAATTTTTCGCTGTTTTTTTTCAAATGATATTAAGTACAAGTCCAGGAAACATACTAAAGACTTTGGCCACGCTCCGAACTTAGTTAATCCTAAAACATTTAATGAGAAAATTATTTTCAGAATGCTTTATGAAGATAACGCCAGTTATACGCTTTTGGCGGATAAAGTAAATGCAAAGTTTTATGTTTCCAGCATTATAGGTTCTCAATATGTTGTGCCTGTTATAGGTGTTTATGAAAAATTTGATGATATCGATTTTGAAAAATTGCCTGTTTCATTTGTACTAAAATGCAGTCATGACAGTGAAAGTTGCATTATTTGCCATGACAAAAGGTTCTTTGATAAAGAAGAGGCAAGGAAGAAGATGCATTTTTGCCTCAGTAGAAATATGTATCATACAACCCGGGAAAAACACTACCGGTACATTGAACCGGTCATTGTTTGCGAAGAGTATCTGGATGTATATAAACATAAAAAAAGAGATTTAACACCAGAGCTGTACCGGGTTCATTGTTTTGATAGTATTCCTAAATTCATCGAGGCTGATTTTACTGACAGTAGCGGAAAGGAGTTTGTTAATGTTTATAATGATAATTGGGAGCTTCAGGATGTTACAGTTGGCTTCCCTAATAAAACAGAAAATATTGCCTGCCCGCAAGAGTTAAAAGAGTTGCTCAGACTGTCAACCATTCTTGCCGGGAAATTTGATTATGTGAGACTGGATTGGTTTGTGGTTGACGGTTCTCTCTTTTTTAGTGAATTTACATTCACTCCTTGCTCTGGAAGGATGAAGTTCCATCCTGTTGATTTCGATGCCGTTTTTGGTTCGTACTGGAATCAGGGTGTCTACGCGCGTAATAATATCAGATTTGCCTCTAATGAAATGGCTGGTCGAGATAGCTGGCTTGATAACCATCAATCTGAGAAATAA
- a CDS encoding YgiW/YdeI family stress tolerance OB fold protein, whose amino-acid sequence MKKYLGLIALLGGCLVANNALARDVSTIKQAKEMRDDARVTLEGKITSRAGDDDRYWLQDSTGKIRIDVDDDDEGSLIGRQVRIVGDVDKNDGRTEIDVDHLRILK is encoded by the coding sequence ATGAAAAAGTATCTGGGTTTGATAGCACTGCTGGGAGGATGCCTGGTAGCGAATAATGCGCTGGCCCGGGATGTTTCGACTATTAAGCAAGCGAAAGAAATGCGTGATGATGCGCGAGTCACACTGGAAGGCAAAATTACCAGCCGTGCCGGTGATGATGATCGGTATTGGTTGCAGGACAGCACCGGCAAAATACGAATCGACGTTGATGACGACGACGAAGGATCGCTTATCGGCAGACAGGTGCGCATTGTCGGTGATGTCGACAAAAATGATGGCCGCACTGAAATAGATGTTGACCATCTGCGTATCCTTAAATAA
- the dmsD gene encoding Tat proofreading chaperone DmsD translates to MKEISDSESFAFSARVLGALFYFAPDSEQAAPLVDALTTDGWLEEWPLQAERLKPVAEAFKASASEPLTEAWQRLFIGPFALPAPPWGSVWLDRESVLFGDSTLALRQWMRENNIAFEMRQNEPEDHFGTLLLLAAWLAENSRDAQRDQLLAWHLLPWSTRFLAAFSEKAGHPFYHALGELAVMTLADWRSTLLIPVAEKTLYR, encoded by the coding sequence ATGAAAGAAATCTCAGATAGTGAGTCGTTCGCGTTTAGCGCGCGGGTACTGGGGGCACTGTTTTATTTCGCGCCTGACAGCGAGCAGGCCGCACCGCTGGTGGATGCCCTGACGACGGACGGCTGGCTGGAAGAGTGGCCGCTGCAGGCAGAGCGACTAAAGCCAGTGGCTGAAGCGTTTAAAGCCTCCGCCAGTGAGCCATTAACCGAGGCCTGGCAGCGCCTGTTTATTGGACCTTTCGCCCTACCCGCACCCCCCTGGGGTTCCGTCTGGCTGGATCGCGAATCGGTGCTGTTTGGCGACTCAACCCTCGCGCTGCGCCAGTGGATGCGGGAGAACAACATCGCCTTTGAGATGCGACAGAACGAACCGGAAGATCACTTTGGCACCTTACTGCTGCTGGCCGCATGGCTTGCGGAGAATAGCCGGGATGCACAACGTGACCAGCTTCTGGCCTGGCATCTGCTGCCGTGGAGCACGCGTTTTCTCGCGGCCTTTAGCGAAAAGGCCGGACACCCGTTTTATCATGCGCTGGGCGAACTCGCCGTAATGACGCTGGCGGACTGGCGCTCCACGCTGCTCATTCCTGTTGCCGAAAAAACGCTTTACCGATGA
- a CDS encoding dimethyl sulfoxide reductase anchor subunit family protein — protein MESGWHEWPLVIFTVFGQCVAGALIVMGFVWFNEKDEAVKARIVRSMFFLWLVMGIGFMASVLHLGSPLRAFNSLNRVGASALSNEIAAGSIFFAVGGFWWLVSVLGKMPPALGKIWLLIGQILGIVFVWAMTRVYQIDTVPTWYTGYTTLAFFLTLVLGGTLFAALLLRLAKATFKGSLAASVSVLALLVCVAVIVLQSNDLATIHSSVQQASELLPDYGTWQIWRIALIAAGLGCWLCPLIRRQEPKIPGLFAGVVLVVLGELMGRGLFYGMHMTAGLAIAG, from the coding sequence ATGGAAAGTGGATGGCATGAATGGCCGCTGGTGATCTTCACCGTTTTTGGACAGTGCGTCGCCGGTGCGCTAATTGTGATGGGTTTCGTCTGGTTTAACGAAAAGGATGAGGCGGTAAAAGCCCGGATCGTGCGCAGCATGTTCTTTCTGTGGCTGGTGATGGGTATTGGGTTTATGGCGTCGGTACTACATCTTGGTTCGCCCCTGCGCGCATTTAACTCCCTCAATCGCGTTGGTGCTTCAGCGTTGAGCAATGAGATCGCGGCAGGTTCCATCTTCTTTGCCGTTGGCGGTTTCTGGTGGCTGGTATCTGTTCTGGGTAAAATGCCGCCTGCGCTGGGTAAAATATGGCTGCTCATCGGTCAGATACTGGGGATAGTCTTTGTCTGGGCCATGACGCGGGTTTATCAGATTGATACCGTCCCGACCTGGTACACGGGTTACACCACCCTGGCGTTCTTCCTGACGCTGGTTCTCGGCGGTACGCTGTTTGCAGCCCTGCTGCTTCGGCTGGCAAAAGCGACATTTAAAGGTAGCCTTGCCGCCTCCGTCAGCGTGCTGGCGCTGTTGGTCTGCGTGGCGGTTATTGTGCTGCAAAGCAATGACCTCGCGACAATCCACAGTTCTGTACAGCAGGCGAGCGAACTACTGCCGGATTACGGTACATGGCAAATCTGGCGTATCGCACTGATCGCCGCCGGATTAGGCTGCTGGCTGTGCCCGTTAATCCGCCGTCAGGAGCCGAAAATCCCTGGCCTGTTCGCGGGCGTGGTGCTGGTTGTGCTGGGGGAGCTGATGGGTCGCGGCCTGTTTTATGGTATGCATATGACTGCGGGTTTGGCTATTGCGGGTTAA
- a CDS encoding DMSO/selenate family reductase complex B subunit has translation MTTQYGFYIDSSRCTGCKTCELACKDYKDLTPDVSFRRVYEYAGGDWQEDNGVWHQNVFAYYLSIACNHCEDPACTKVCPSGAMHKRDDGFVVVDEEVCIGCRYCHMACPYGAPQYNAAKGHMTKCDGCHTRVADGKKPICVESCPLRALDFAPIEELRKKHGKLAAVAPLPSAHFTQPNMVIKPNANSRPTGDTTGYLANPKEV, from the coding sequence ATGACAACCCAGTATGGATTTTATATTGATTCCAGCCGGTGCACCGGGTGCAAAACCTGCGAGCTGGCCTGTAAAGATTACAAAGACTTAACCCCGGACGTCAGCTTCCGCCGTGTTTACGAATACGCGGGGGGCGACTGGCAGGAGGACAACGGCGTCTGGCATCAGAATGTGTTTGCCTATTACCTGTCGATTGCCTGCAATCACTGCGAAGATCCGGCCTGTACCAAAGTGTGTCCGAGCGGGGCGATGCACAAGCGTGACGACGGCTTTGTGGTGGTGGACGAAGAGGTCTGCATCGGCTGTCGCTACTGCCATATGGCCTGCCCGTACGGCGCACCGCAGTACAATGCAGCCAAAGGCCACATGACCAAGTGCGATGGCTGCCATACCCGCGTCGCCGACGGTAAAAAGCCGATTTGCGTCGAGTCCTGCCCGCTGCGTGCGCTGGATTTTGCCCCCATCGAGGAACTGCGCAAAAAACACGGCAAGCTGGCCGCCGTCGCACCGCTGCCGTCCGCCCATTTTACGCAGCCGAACATGGTGATTAAACCGAACGCCAACAGCCGGCCAACAGGTGATACCACCGGCTACCTGGCAAACCCGAAGGAGGTATGA
- the ynfE gene encoding selenate/tellurate reductase subunit YnfE — protein sequence MSDIEHYGGISRRSLVKSTAIGSLALAAGGLSLPFGLKSAAAAIQRAVQPVEEKVVWGACSVNCGSRCPLRLHVRDNEVYWVETDNTGDDLYGNHQVRACLRGRSIRRRINHPDRLNYPMKRAGKRGEGKFERISWDEALDTISSSLKHVVEKYGNEAVYINYSSGVVGGNITRSSPYASLVARLMNCYGGFLSHYGTYSTAQISCAMPYTYGSNDGNSTSDIANTKLVVMFGNNPAETRMSGGGIAYYLEQARERSHARMIVIDPRYTDTAAGREDEWIPIRPGTDAALVAGIAWVLIDENLVDQPFLDKYCVGYDEKTLPEGAPANGHYKAYILGQGDDHTAKTPEWASRITGIPAERIIKLAREMGQAKPAYICQGWGPQRQANGELTSRAIAMLPILTGNVGINGGNSGARESTYTITIERMPLPDNPVKTQISCFSWTDAIARGPEMTALRDGVRGKDKLDVPIKFIWNYAGNTITNQHSDINKTHDILQDESTCETIVVIDNFMTSSAKYADILLPDLMTVEQEDIIPNDYAGNMGYLIFLQPVTAPKFERKPIYWIMSEVAKRLGPDIHQQFTEGRTQAQWLQYLYAKMLEKDPQLPSYDELKKTGIYKRKDPNGHFVAYKKFRDNPQANPLKTPSGKIEIYSSALAEIAAAWELEKDETISPLPVYASTFDGWDSPARSTFPLQLFGFHFKARTHSSYGNVDVLKAACRQEVWINPVDAEKRGIKNGDSVRVFNNRGEVRIPAKVTPRIMPGVSAMGQGAWHDANMNGDRVDHGSCINTLTTHRPSPLAKGNPQHTNLVQIEKA from the coding sequence ATGTCCGATATCGAACATTACGGCGGTATTTCCCGCCGGTCTCTGGTCAAATCCACGGCAATAGGGTCGCTGGCGCTTGCCGCAGGTGGGCTGTCGTTACCTTTTGGTTTAAAAAGCGCCGCCGCCGCGATACAACGCGCCGTCCAGCCCGTAGAGGAGAAGGTTGTCTGGGGCGCCTGTTCCGTCAACTGCGGTAGCCGCTGCCCGCTGCGCCTGCACGTGCGCGATAACGAAGTGTATTGGGTTGAAACAGATAACACCGGCGATGATCTGTACGGCAATCACCAGGTGCGGGCTTGCCTGCGTGGCCGCTCTATTCGCCGTCGTATTAACCACCCCGACCGCCTTAACTACCCAATGAAACGCGCCGGCAAGCGTGGCGAAGGCAAGTTTGAACGAATTAGCTGGGACGAAGCGCTGGACACCATTTCGTCAAGCCTTAAACACGTAGTGGAAAAATACGGTAACGAAGCGGTTTACATCAACTACTCCTCTGGCGTTGTGGGCGGCAATATCACACGCTCCTCGCCTTATGCTTCGCTGGTGGCGCGGCTGATGAACTGCTATGGTGGTTTTTTAAGCCATTACGGCACCTACAGCACGGCACAAATTTCCTGCGCGATGCCGTATACCTACGGTAGCAATGACGGTAACAGCACCTCGGATATTGCAAACACTAAACTGGTGGTGATGTTCGGTAATAACCCGGCGGAAACGCGCATGAGTGGCGGCGGGATCGCCTATTACCTTGAGCAAGCCCGCGAACGCTCTCATGCGCGAATGATTGTTATCGATCCACGGTATACCGATACTGCCGCCGGGCGTGAAGACGAATGGATCCCGATTCGCCCTGGCACCGATGCTGCGCTGGTGGCCGGTATCGCCTGGGTGTTGATTGATGAAAACCTGGTCGACCAGCCGTTTCTGGATAAATACTGTGTCGGCTATGATGAAAAAACGCTGCCGGAAGGCGCGCCAGCAAACGGCCATTACAAAGCTTACATTCTGGGTCAGGGTGATGACCATACGGCGAAAACGCCGGAATGGGCTTCGCGCATTACCGGGATCCCGGCCGAGCGCATCATCAAACTGGCCCGCGAAATGGGCCAGGCGAAACCGGCCTATATCTGCCAGGGCTGGGGGCCACAGCGTCAGGCGAACGGCGAACTGACCTCGCGGGCCATCGCCATGCTGCCAATTTTAACCGGCAACGTCGGCATCAACGGCGGCAACAGCGGCGCGCGTGAGTCAACGTACACCATCACCATTGAGCGCATGCCGTTGCCGGATAACCCGGTAAAAACGCAGATTTCCTGCTTTAGCTGGACCGACGCCATCGCCCGTGGCCCGGAAATGACCGCCCTTCGTGATGGCGTGCGCGGCAAAGATAAACTCGATGTGCCGATCAAATTTATCTGGAACTATGCCGGTAATACCATCACTAACCAGCATTCGGATATCAATAAGACCCACGATATTTTGCAGGATGAAAGCACGTGCGAAACCATCGTGGTGATCGACAACTTTATGACCTCTTCGGCGAAGTATGCCGACATTCTGCTGCCCGATCTGATGACCGTCGAACAGGAAGATATCATTCCTAACGATTACGCGGGCAATATGGGCTATCTGATTTTCCTCCAGCCCGTCACCGCGCCGAAGTTTGAACGCAAGCCCATCTACTGGATCATGAGTGAAGTGGCAAAACGTCTGGGGCCGGATATTCACCAGCAGTTTACTGAAGGCCGCACCCAGGCGCAGTGGCTGCAGTATCTGTACGCCAAAATGCTGGAAAAAGATCCTCAACTGCCGTCCTATGACGAGCTGAAAAAGACGGGCATTTATAAGCGCAAAGATCCTAACGGACATTTTGTGGCCTATAAAAAATTTCGTGACAATCCGCAAGCGAATCCGCTTAAAACGCCATCCGGCAAAATTGAAATTTATTCCAGCGCACTGGCTGAAATTGCGGCCGCCTGGGAACTGGAAAAAGATGAAACCATCAGTCCTCTCCCGGTGTATGCCTCCACGTTCGACGGCTGGGATTCGCCAGCGCGCAGCACCTTCCCACTGCAGTTGTTTGGTTTCCACTTTAAAGCACGCACCCACTCCAGCTACGGCAACGTCGATGTGCTGAAAGCCGCCTGCCGTCAGGAAGTGTGGATCAACCCTGTCGATGCAGAAAAACGTGGCATCAAAAACGGTGATAGCGTACGCGTCTTTAACAATCGCGGCGAAGTGCGTATTCCGGCAAAGGTCACGCCACGCATCATGCCCGGCGTCAGCGCTATGGGTCAGGGTGCCTGGCACGACGCCAACATGAACGGCGATCGCGTGGACCACGGTTCGTGTATCAACACCTTAACCACGCACCGTCCGTCGCCGCTGGCAAAAGGCAACCCGCAGCACACTAATCTGGTGCAAATTGAAAAGGCGTAA
- a CDS encoding DUF1161 domain-containing protein, producing the protein MKRLPWITALLLMSASTAVLAAPDSCERIKSDIQQKIINNGVPESGFSLNIVPNDQADQPDAQVVGHCANDTFKILYTRTGAVGAQESPQGEPQ; encoded by the coding sequence ATGAAACGGTTACCCTGGATTACCGCCCTGCTGTTAATGAGTGCGTCAACGGCCGTGCTGGCCGCCCCAGATTCCTGCGAACGCATAAAAAGCGACATTCAGCAGAAAATCATCAATAACGGCGTGCCCGAGTCTGGCTTTAGCCTTAACATTGTTCCCAACGATCAGGCCGACCAGCCTGACGCGCAGGTGGTTGGGCATTGTGCCAACGATACTTTCAAGATTTTGTATACCCGCACAGGTGCTGTAGGGGCTCAGGAAAGTCCGCAAGGTGAACCCCAGTAA
- a CDS encoding YnfC family lipoprotein, with protein sequence MKKYVIMLLATTLIGCDNSSTPLSFTPEMASFSNEFDFDPLRGPVKDFSQTLFNDKGEVSKRITGTLSAEGCFDTLELHDLDANTGVALVLDANYYLDAETQQRKVKLQGKCQLAELPSAGVTWETDDNGFVVAAHGKERVVNYRYDADGYPLGKTTVSGDQRLSVQSTPSKDVRKRMDYSAVSTLNDKPLGNVKQSCDYDRHNNTISCELIISDESVTPAVEHQYTIKNTIEYY encoded by the coding sequence GTGAAGAAATACGTAATTATGCTGCTCGCAACGACGCTGATCGGCTGTGACAATAGCTCCACGCCGCTGTCGTTTACGCCGGAGATGGCTAGTTTTTCGAATGAGTTTGATTTTGATCCCCTGCGCGGTCCGGTCAAAGATTTCTCCCAGACCTTGTTCAATGACAAGGGCGAAGTATCTAAACGGATCACCGGCACGCTGTCAGCGGAAGGCTGCTTCGACACTCTGGAACTGCACGATCTGGATGCCAACACCGGCGTGGCGTTGGTGCTGGATGCGAATTATTACCTGGATGCCGAAACCCAGCAGCGTAAAGTCAAGCTACAGGGGAAATGTCAGTTGGCTGAGCTGCCGTCTGCAGGCGTAACGTGGGAAACCGATGATAATGGATTTGTGGTCGCGGCGCACGGCAAAGAGAGGGTTGTAAACTACCGTTACGACGCTGATGGCTATCCGCTGGGTAAAACGACTGTCTCAGGGGACCAGCGTTTGTCCGTGCAGTCAACGCCGTCGAAAGACGTGCGCAAAAGAATGGACTATTCAGCTGTCAGCACGCTTAACGATAAACCGCTGGGGAACGTGAAGCAAAGCTGCGATTACGACAGACATAATAATACGATAAGCTGCGAGCTGATTATCTCAGATGAGAGCGTCACTCCTGCGGTGGAGCACCAGTACACCATTAAAAATACCATTGAATACTATTAA
- the speG gene encoding spermidine N1-acetyltransferase yields MPPNHDIKLRPLEREDLRFVHQLDNNASVMRYWFEEPYEAFVELSDLYDKHIHDQSERRFVVECGGEKAGLVELVEINHVHRRAEFQIIISPEHQGKGLASRAAKLAMDYGFNVLNLYKLYLIVDKENEKAIHIYRKLGFMVEGELIHEFFINGEYRNTIRMCIFQHQHLAGHKSSAASLLKPTAQ; encoded by the coding sequence ATGCCGCCAAACCATGACATAAAACTGCGTCCGCTGGAGCGGGAGGATTTGCGTTTCGTCCACCAGCTCGACAACAACGCCAGCGTCATGCGCTACTGGTTTGAAGAGCCGTATGAAGCCTTTGTGGAACTGTCGGATCTTTACGATAAGCACATTCACGACCAGAGTGAACGTCGCTTTGTCGTTGAGTGCGGAGGTGAAAAAGCCGGGCTGGTTGAACTGGTAGAGATCAACCACGTTCACCGGCGGGCGGAATTTCAGATCATTATTTCGCCGGAGCATCAGGGGAAAGGACTCGCCTCACGCGCGGCAAAGCTTGCCATGGATTACGGGTTCAACGTCCTGAATCTGTACAAGCTTTATCTGATCGTTGATAAAGAGAATGAAAAAGCCATTCATATCTACCGTAAATTAGGTTTTATGGTGGAAGGTGAACTGATTCACGAGTTCTTTATCAATGGCGAGTACCGCAATACCATCCGGATGTGCATTTTCCAGCACCAGCATCTGGCTGGACACAAATCTTCAGCCGCCAGCCTGTTGAAACCGACCGCGCAGTAA